TTGGCTAGCCTAGGCCGGGGTCTGGCAGCAAGGGGAGTTGTGTCTGTTTGGCAAGGGCATCAGAGGCAGAATGTTtcccctccacctgcccctcAGGAGGTGTGTGAGTCAGCAGAGGACACCATCTTGGACCTGGTGGACTACTGCCACCGCAAACTGACTCTGTTGGTCGCCCAGAGTGGCCATGGTGGCCCCCCTGAGGAGGAGGAGTCCCAGTATGGCACCCCCATGCAGGTGGGCTGAGGTTTCCAGGGGTTGGCAAGGGCTAGACCCAGGCTCCCCTAGCTTGAACACCACGTGCCCCACCCCAGGAGCTGCAGAAGCAGGCAGAGCTGATGGAATTTGAGATCGCACTGAAGGCCCTCTCAGTGCTGCGCTACATCACAGACTGTGTGGACAGGTGGGCTGTCCTGCTAAGCTGGGGCCTGCAGTGGAGGGCTGGTAGTCTGGGCCTGTAGCCTCAGCTTACCTCTCCATCCACGTCCCTAGCCTTTCCCTGAGCACCTTGAGCCGCATGCTCAGCACCCACAATCTGCCCTGTCTCCTGGTGGAACTGCTGGAGCACAGTCCCTGGAGCCGGCAGGAAGGCGGTAAGGTCCTCCTCCACCTGCCTAAGCCCCAGTTCACTGCTTCCAGGACATCCTCCAGGATTGATGGGGTGGGCAGCTTGCACACAGGCAGAAAACTTTGCCCCCTTGACCACAGAGAATACCAGGATGCCTCACCCAAAGTGGGCCTAGACCTGGACTCTGCAGCAGGCAGGGCCTATGTGTCTACCACTGAGGACTCACCCTGCTCTGAAGTGAGCAGCACCCCAGCATGGGCACATCCTGTGCCCAGACAGTGGTCAGTCCCTAGCCTGCACAGCTGGCTCACTCACAGAGCATGCAACGCCTGCACACGGTATGCTGGTTCCTCTCCCCAGGCAAGCTGCAGCAATTTGAGAGCGGCCGTTGGCAGACAGTGTCCCCCTCAGAGCAGCAAAAGCTGAGCAAGTTGGATGGACAGGTATGGATCGCCCTGTACAATCTGCTGCTAAGCCCTGACGCCCGGGCCCGCTACTGCCTCACAAGCTTTGCCAAAGGACAGCTACTCAAGGTAGGAAACTCCTCCCACACCAGTCACCACCGCCCCAGCACTGCCCCATGCCTCCCTTGATGTTTATTTTTGCCCACTCACCTCAGCCCCAGCCCTGTCTCCACACCTTGGGCCTCAGGTGACACAGCAGCTAGTAGGACATTGGTCCCACTGGCACCCTCAGCTCAGCCCAGTTCAGGCCCTCTTTGTTCCTCAACCCTCTGACCAGCACCGCTTCACACTGGCCTCCCCTGGACACCCTTGCAGCTTCGGGCCTTCCTCACAGACACACTGCTCGACCAGCTGCCCAACCTGGCAGACCTGCAGGGTTTCCTGGCCCACCTGGCCTTGACCGAAGCCCAGCCCCCTAAGAAGGACCTGGTGTTGGAACAGGTGGGCACTAGGAAGTTAGTTGTTCAGGACCACTGCCCACTTTACCAGCTCCTCCCTGCCACTCTCCACTTCTCTTCCCCAGATCCCAGAAATCTGGGAGCGGCTAGAGCGAGAGAACAGAGGCAAGTGGCAGGCTATTGCCAAGCATCAGCTGCAGCATGTATTCAGCCCCTCGGAGCAGGAACTGAGGCTGCAGGCACGAAGGTGAGGCCTGCTGAGCTGGCAGAAAGGGTAGAAGGGAGGCAGAAGACATGGATGTGGGTAGGGCTGCTCCCGTCCACCCACCCACCAGGTCCAGCCAAGTCCTCCTGACCCTTTTCCCAGGTGGGCGGAGACCTACAGACTGGACGTGCTAGAGGCAGTGGCTCCAGAGCAGCCCCGCTGTGCCTACTGCAATGCAGAGGCCTCCAAGCGCTGCTCACGATGCCAGAATGAGTGGTATTGCAGCAGGTGAGGGTATCCTAGGACCTTGGACCCCTGAGTCCCACTGCCATACCTCTCATAGCACGGCATCCTCACTGGCCCATTTGCCTGCAGGGAGTGCCAAGTCAAGCACTGGGAGAAGCATAGAAAGGCTTGTGTCCCGGCAGCCCAGGGTGACAGAGCCAAGTGAAGGCTGCAGCTGCTGAGGGCTGAGCACCCATGCCATACAACCCCATGCCCCTGAACCTCTGGATCTCAGTCCGGCCTCTGCAAGCGCCCCAGCCTCCCAGGTGGTGAGGATAGCAGACGGGAAGAGCTGCTGACCCATCTCCCCCAGCAAAGCACTCGCCACTTCCTGCTCCATCCGGCGGGTAGGCTTAGGGTGCAGCCTCAGCAAGCTGGGGCAGGAAGCCTGGGCCGGGGGCAAGGATCGGatgtgaggaccctcttcctccAGTACAGTAAAGCTAGCTTCCAGAAACACGCCTGTTTCCGCGTGGCCCTTTGAGGTCGTCGTGGTTGTTAGGGGGAGGGGAATTGCTCGCTAGATGAAGGGAGGATAGGAAACGGAGGGCGGGGACTCCGCGAGAGCAGCCCCTCGCTGAGCCCGCCGCCCCACTCCGCCTGCGGGCCGACACAGCCCGGGCGCCCAGGTTTCCATTGCGCCTCTCTCCTCCGCTCTCCCGCCGCTCTGCCTGAATCCCGGGGGCGGCACCGCATCGGGGCCCGCCCCgctgccccgcccgccccgcgctCGCTTGAGCCCAGAGCCGGCGGGACTCCCGGCCCGACAgggccatgtccgctgagcctgagcTCATTGAGCTGCGGGACCTGGCACCCGCGCGGTGCGCCGCCCCGGGCCGCACCCGGCTCGAGCGTGCCAACGCACTGCGCATTGCGCCGGGCACAGCGCGCAACGCCGCAAGGCAGCTGGTCCCAGGCCGCGGCCACCGCTTCCAGCCCGCGGGGCCCACTACGCACACATGGTGCGACCTCTGTGGCGACTTCATCTGGGGCGTCGTGCGCAAGGGCCTGCAGTGCGCACGTGAGTAGCGGCCCTGTGCGCTGGCGGGAGACAAACGGGTGGCCAAGGGGCAGCACCGTCGCTGAGGGCCGTTGGGACGGAGGGGGTTGGCGGGTTCGGTTCCCACGGACGAGGTCCGTTACCTCTACCCCATAGCATAAGAGAGTGCGGGCCGATGGTTTATAACCTTGCCAAGCTCCACCTGTGTCTGGGACATAGGCAGAGGCTGTTGCCTGTGAATAACAAGGTGCTGCTTTCAATTTTAAAGGGTGCCTTGGCCCTTCTTGAGAAAGGCATTGTGCCTACCAGTCTCTGAGTTCATATTCCCACACCCGCCCCTTCCCAAAGATTCACTCGCCAAGTCCTGCTGCAGAATCCTTGCCGTGAAGGGAATTTACTCACCTATGGGAGAAGGCCTGGAAAAAGTCAGAACCTTGGGTGGGCCCCCTGCAAGCAGGAGTTTTGAGTATTTAGCAGATACCTATTGCAAGTTCAGTCAACCAGGTGCTAAAACATGAAACACAGCCACACACTAGCTGGTGCTTCTGCCCTCCCAGGAATCACCAGCAAGCAGAGGTTGCTCTCCCACTGGCTATATACCAGCTAGAATCACTTGGAATGCTTTTACAGCCCTCCAATGCTTGGACCCTACCACGGACCTGCTGATTCAATCACTGGGAGTGTaccagcaatttttaaaaacagatccttctaatgtgcagcctgggttgagaatcactgctctggcCCATTTAGGAACTTAGGGAAGGTGTCCCAAGCCTGTGTGTGCCTGGAGACCCTCTCATCTAGTACAGGAGTTTGTCCTTTATTCAGCTGGGAGGAGCACGGGAGTTGTGACAGAACACAAAGCATGAACAAGGGCTCGGATACAGCAGTGTTCCCAAGGAGAAATAAAGTGGCCatggaaatgaaaaacaggaCAATTTGGGTGTGTGTCAGAGGCAGAAACAAGAGCGGAATCAAGGATGAGTTggggtggttttgttttgttttgcctcaaCTGGGAGAATGGTAGCGACTTTTGGTGAGCTGAGGAACACTGGCAAGGGTAAGGATGAGGAAAAGTGAAGAATTAAAAGGGGTAGGAAAGTGAGTTAAATTCTGGGCATGTTGGGTTGAAATGTTTAGTAGACATCCAAATGAAGATAGTGACACATAGGATTTGATCTCAGTGGGGAGGTCAGTGATGGAAGCCTTGGATCTGGGGTAGGTCAGCGTACACAGAGAAGGGAAGCGATCAGAACTGAGCCTCGGACACACCACCATTAGATCTAGAAGTTGAAACAGAACTAAAGGAGCTGAGCAGGAGCTgcaggggggtgggaggaaaaCCGGGGTAATGGGGGCCCCCGGGAGCTAGC
The DNA window shown above is from Phocoena phocoena chromosome 10, mPhoPho1.1, whole genome shotgun sequence and carries:
- the ZMYND10 gene encoding zinc finger MYND domain-containing protein 10, whose translation is MGDLELLLPGEADVLVRGLRSFQLREMGSGGWNQQHENLEKLNMQAILDATASQGEPIQELLVTHGKIPTLVVELIAVEMWKQKVFPVLCSLEDFKPPNTFPIYMVLHHEASIINLLETVFFHKEVCESAEDTILDLVDYCHRKLTLLVAQSGHGGPPEEEESQYGTPMQELQKQAELMEFEIALKALSVLRYITDCVDSLSLSTLSRMLSTHNLPCLLVELLEHSPWSRQEGGKLQQFESGRWQTVSPSEQQKLSKLDGQVWIALYNLLLSPDARARYCLTSFAKGQLLKLRAFLTDTLLDQLPNLADLQGFLAHLALTEAQPPKKDLVLEQIPEIWERLERENRGKWQAIAKHQLQHVFSPSEQELRLQARRWAETYRLDVLEAVAPEQPRCAYCNAEASKRCSRCQNEWYCSRECQVKHWEKHRKACVPAAQGDRAK